The DNA region AGATGCTGAAAGCTCCCATAAGCCATGCCCTTCCGGGGCTCATCTTCCAATACGGGAAGAGCAACCTCACTAGGGATGTCAGGGCCACTTCGATAGCTCCGCAAGCGAGACTCCCGCAACTTATCCTCGGGACTTGGGAGAGAGCATCGAACCTCTCCGTTAAGGAGATGGCTGCCTTCGGGTCTCTCATCACTACAGTATCAGCATCCAAGAACGCGATTATGTCCCCTGAGGAATGAAGATAGCCTTGATAACATGCCCAGGACTTGCCAGACCAACCTTCCGGCTTCTCAATCAATCTTATCAACTTGCACTTCTCATCTAACTTGGATAGGGCTTCAGCCTCTGTAGAATCCTCACTGCAATCATCCACTACTATCAGCTCATCACAATCCCTCAGCCAAGGGAGTAGAGAGGATATGCATTTCCCTATCTTCCCCTCCTCGTTCCTAGCCGGGATTATGTAAGATATCGATGCCCTGACATCTCCCCCCGGTCTGGGGAGCCTGAGGAAGCCTATTATGGACTTAATGAAGTTTACAATCGCGTAAGATCCTATTAACGCTATGCTCAATTGGAGAAACATAGAATTTGATAGCCATCCATTATTTAAGTTTTATAGCTGTCCAACGGGTATCGCACACATAGGATTAATCTCCTCAGCCTCTAGCTCGCGTATGCTGGGGAAGGAGGTAAGGCTCTCAAGGATAATGAGGGGCGATAGGATATTATGCATACCCATGGATCACGGTGTGACGGACGGCCCGATAAAGGGGCTAACGGATATCAATTGGATCGTTAACGAAGTAGCTAAGGGGGGAGCCACTTGCGTCGTCCTCCATAAGGGGATGATAAAGGCCCTGAGGAACGCTAAGATCCCCTTCCTCATGCACATGTCAGCTAGCACATCCCTCGGGCCCGAGCCAAACAGGAAGGTGAGAGTGGCCAGCGTAGTTGAGGCAGTCAGGTTAGGGGCAGATGGCGTGAGCGTCCACGTAAACATAGGAGGGGAGAGGAGCGAGCCTGAGATGTTGGAGAAGCTCGGATCTGTCGCTTCTGAGGCTGATGAATTCGGCATGCCCCTTCTAGCTATGATGTACGCTAGAGGGCCTAACATCAAGGATAAGTTCGATCCCAAGGTTATCTCGCATGTAGCTAGAGTTGGGGCTGAGTTGGGAGCTGATATAGTCAAAGTTCCTTACACGGGGGATCCGGAGAGCTTCAAGGAGGTGACTAGGTGTGTGAGCGTCCCAGTGATAATAGCCGGGGGCCCCAAGATGGACAGCGAGAGAGAAGTCCTTGAGATGGTTGAGGGAGCTATGAGAGGGGGAGCAGCTGGTGTATCCATAGGGAGGAACGTCTTCCAGTATGAGAGACCGGCTAGCATGGTTAGGGCTATAGCTTCGATAATCTTCGATGGTCTGAGCGCGGAGGAGGCGATGGATGTACTTGAAGATAGTGGCGACCCTGAGCGATCCCGATGATCTGAGGGAGAATATAGAGAGGGCATTTAAGATGGGAGCTGACTTAGTCGAGCTCAGAGTGGATCTAATTTGGGAAGAGCTTCCATCCGCGGATTCCTTGAACAGCTTGATACGAGGGTTCAACGATAGGATAATAATTACCTATAGGAGCAGAGCTCACGGTGGTGAAGGGGATCCTCAAGATGCGGAGTGGCTGAGATCCGTATCGAAGATATGTGGGTACGTGGATGTCGAATATGAGAACTCCAGAATCGGGATAGAGAATGCTATACTCTCTTGGCACGATCCAAGAGGTACTCCCAGTTACGAGGAGCTCCTCTCTATATGCGAGGAGTTGCTCTCCTTAGGGAATATAGCCAAGGTAGTGACTTACGCGAGAGATGAGAGGGAAGCTTATAGAGTACTCTCCCTCTACAAACTCGGGTATAGGGGGAGGCTAGTCGCTTTCTCGATGGGGGAGAGGGGTTCATTCAGTAGGAGGCTCTCTGCTGCTCTGGGATCCCCCCTCATATATTCTTACTTGGGCAGAGCGGCTGCGGAGGGGCAGATCAGTTTAGATGAAGCGATCCTCCTCAAGGAATTACTCTCTTGAGGAGATAAGGAATATCCTTTATCCTCTCATAAGTCCTCGCTGGATTGACTTTCCTCAACCTCTTTAGAGCTTTTATTAGGGCTTCATCCACTATATCTGATCTGAGCATCACTCTCTCTATAGCTTCATCGAATTCCTCAGGCACGTAGGAAGCGAGCCAGGCCCAGCTCATCAAGTAACTATACCTATCGAGGGAATCTAAGATTCCAGGATCCCAGATAGCTACTATAGGGTAGACGAACCTGGAAAGGAGCTCCTTTCCCCCGCACCTCTCCAGATCCCTAGCTATCTCATAAGCCCTCCTAGGGAATGACATAGCTATCCTACCTAAAGCCACGGCTAATATGAGCCTCCCCTCTGATAGCTCGCACCAGCACTTCACGAGTTGGAAGTCATCCGGATTCATGATCCTACCTATCCTGTCCCCCAACATCGCTGAGAAGTAATTTGGGATACTCATCTTCGTCGGAGTCCTGCAATCAGCTGTCTCCTCTCTCAGGACCTCTGAGAAAGATGAGCACCCCCTCCTGAGGGCTTCCAATAACTTCGGCGCTATTTCATCTGGATCGGGGCACTTAATCATAATCCCACCCTCCTCATTATCTCCCTCTTCACGCTCTTAGCTTCCCTCAGGAGGTTCTCTATCTGCCAGCTATCGAAGATAGGATGTTCCAGGAGGAATAGTATGGACTCCAGGAGGGAATTCAAGTATCTAATGCTCCCAGAGATCCTCTCCTCAGATAGAATTAAGTTAGTGCTGGGAGGGTATTCGGGGATTAGCTTTCTCAATGTCTCGAGATCTATCATGCACCCCACTTCCCTGACTGAACCTCTCCTGAGGGCTCCCTTATCGTAACCGTAAGCATAGAGCTCCCCCGATGCTCTGTGGCCCAAGAGGAGGAATGGGATGAATATGGCATCGATGCCCTCTGAAGAGGCTTCCTCCTCCATCTCCCTCAGATCCTCTATTGATAGGAACCCCGTGACCAAGAGGACCCTCAACCTCCCTCCCCTTCTGCCCAATTCCTCCTTTACTTCGTGCAAGATCCCGGGCCTCAAGTCGGGGAAGATAGATATCAGAGCTATATCCCCCGATCCCTTTGGATCTCTCGGATAGGGGATTATCCTCTCCCCTATCTCACCGTATACCACTGGCCTCCCGAACCTCTCCAATGAGAACCTCGAGATGACAGAGCTAATCCCCGGATCCCTCAGGAGCTCTATTAGGGGTTCCCCGCAGATATGGGGGAAAGATGCATATTTTATTAAGGATGGTAGCTCCAAAATGTATACATTGTGTGGTATTTTTGCTTTGAGGAGTCTGCAGCTTCTATTATCTACACTGGGTATATTTATTTGAGACGTCTCGATTATCTCTATACCGAACTCCTCGATTAACTCATCTAGATCATAGAGCCTAGGATCCAAACCTCCTCTTCCTCCTCTGATAATCCCTTATAGCCCTCAGCAGATCCACTTTCCTCAGCTCTGGCAAGTAGACCTCGCAGAAGTACAACTCTGAGTAAGCCGATTGCCAGAGCAGGAAGTTGCTGAGCCTCTCCTCCCCCGATGTCCTTATTATTAGATCTGGGTCCGGTAGATCTGGAGCATATAGGTGCATCCTTATAACATCATCATCTATCTCATCTGGATCCAAAACACCCTCTCTCACTTTCCTCGCTATCTTCCTCACAGCATCAACTATCTCAGCCCTTCCCCCATAAGCTACCGCTAAGTTCAGTGTCTTACTCGATCCCGATGTAGAAGCTTCTATCTCCTCAGCCATCCTCCTTATCCCCTCTGGTAGCATATCCTTCCTCCCGACTATCCTGAATGAGACCCCTCTCTCCTTGAGAGTGCTTATATTCTCCTTGAGCTCGAGCAGTTTCTCCTCCATAGCTCTGAAGACAGCTTCCACTTGATCCCTGGGCCTCCTGAAGTTCTCAGTTGAGAAAGCGAATAAAGTCACATGCTCAATCCCTAGATCGAGCAACCATTCAAGGAGCTCTCTAGTCTTATTCGCCCCGATCCTATATCCTTCGAGCCAGCTCAAGTTCCTCTTAATAGCGAACCTCCTGTTCCCATCTAGTATTAGAGCGACATGCTTCGGGATAGGTCCCTCCCTAACTACAGATTCTAAGTACCTCAAGTAGAAGGGCATCCCTAAGAATCTAGCTACCCTATAGATCGCGTTTAGTAGCCCCAATCCATCTCCCCTTCCCCATTTATATCAGTCACTTTATCAAGCATTTAGTTATAAGGACTCCAGGGTATTCTAGGGGCTCTGGGGAGGGCCTTTAGTCTAAGAGATCGACTCCTATCGATAGAATAGGGATTTCATAAGAGTTAGTTCAGTGCTCGATAGCTCTCGATCACAGATCTTACAGACCCTAGGCTACTCTAGGGAGAGCACATGAGCTGGGGCCCGTCCATAGGGATTCATGCTCCCTCATCCACTGATCCTGGGAGCCAGGGATATCTCATCCGGCTTCCCTAAGAATGAGCAGCAGATTCGCCCTAAAATACTTCATTGGTCATCATAACTCTCTAAAATCCTATCCGGCCTTCGTATGTTCGAGCTACCGATATATTCAGATGTCAAGAGTTCGCGGTAATCGTTTATAACTTGATCCCCTCCTCTACTCGGGGAACCCATGGATGAGATGGACAGGAAGATCTTAAGCATATTAGTGAAGAACTCTAGAACTCCTTTCACAGAGATAGCTGAGCAACTCGGAGTCAGTGAAGCGACTGTAAGGAAGAGAGTAGATAAGCTCGTCAGCAGCGGCGTGATAAAGAAGTTCACAATTGAGTTAGGGGAGGACGCGATGCGAGCGATCGTGATGATTAAGGTGAGACCCGGCTATAACATCCCGAAGGTAGCGAAGGAGATAGCTAGCATAGAGGAAGTGATGAGGGCTTATGAAGTCACTGGGGAGTATGACATAGTAGCTGAGGTAGCTAGCCCGGATACAGCTTCCTTGAATAGGACGATAGAGAGGATAAGGAGCAATGAGGGAGTCGGCGGGACCCTGAGCATGATAGTCCTCGCTATATGGTGAGCTTGAGGCGAGCTCACTGAAATATTTAAAATGTCCCCTCCCCCCTACCGCTGAATGATGATGGAAGAAATGCTGTTCATCTTCAATTCATTTGAGGGAGCTGCTATAATAATTCATAGAGGCCTCATTGCAATAAAAAGCCCTAATATATCTGGAAAAAGCAAAATACTTGATGCAACTGCTCTTTTGATGGGATGGAGGGCTGAGGAGCTCAGGGCATCCGGGCTGGAGCATCTAGTCAAGAGGGGAGCCCCTTGGGCTAAAGGAAGCTTGAAGATAGTGAACTCGGGGGAGAGGATCGAGATCCGGAGGAGGGTAAAGCCGGATGGAAAGATCCCTCACAGAGTGAACGATAGGTCCTTGCCAGTCGATAAGGCCATCGGTATCCTCCGCTCCTCGGGCTCAGCTGAGAGGTACGCTCTCGTGAGCAGGGAGGAAGTAGAGAGCTCTATAGAGAGGATAAATTCTGAGAGAGAGGAGATATTAAGAGATACCTTGAGGAAACTCTCAGATGCCTTCAACAGCTGGATATCCTTATTATTCTGTTGGGAGTGGGGAGCCCCCGCTCCCGGGACAAGATCCTCGTCCTCAGTCGAGTCGGGGGTGAGATGATTGAGCCTGGAGACAGAAGTAGCAGGGATAAAACTTAGAAATCCGCTCATTTTAGCTTCCGGTGTACTGGGGATGACCCCTTCCCTCCTCAAGAGAGTCGAGAGAGCTGGGGCCGGAGCTGTAACTACTAAGACTATACTCCCGAGACCCAGCAGGGGTTATGAGAATCCAGTAGTTGTCGAGCTCCCATTCGGGATGCTCAACGCGATGGGCTTACCCAACCCCGGTATAGATGAATTCGAGAGGGAGTTCAGGGAGGCGAGGAGCTATATAGAGATACCTGTCATAGGGAGCGCTGGCGGTAATACGCCTGAGGATGTAGCTTACGTAGCTGGGAGGCTCCAGGATTGCGGGGTCGATGCCGTGGAGTTGAACGCATCGTGCCCTCACGTGAGGGGGCACGGTATCGAGATAGGGTCCACACCAGAGCTCATGAGGGAGCTAGTCTCCGAAGTCAGGAGGAACGTTAAGATACCTATAATCGTGAAACTCTCCCCTATGGTCCCGGATATAGTTAGCTTAGGGAGGAGCGCTTTCGAGTCAGGAGCTGACGCTCTAAACGCGATAAACACTATTAGGGCTATGTACATAGATGTCGAAGCTATGACTCCCGTCCTCTCAAATAAGTTCGGTGGGCTCAGCGGTCCAGCTATAAGGCCCATAGCTGTTAGATGCGTCTACGAGCTAGCTGGGATATGCGATGTTATAGGGACCGGTGGCGTCGAGACTTGGAGGGATGCCGTGGAGATGATGCTAGCGGGAGCTAGAGCAGTCGGTATAGGGACGGCTATCTACAGGAGGGGCCTAGGGGTATTCGAGGAGATAAACAGGGGTTTGGAATCCTACTTAATGAGGAAAGGGTTGAGCTTGAGGGAGATAATAGGTAGAGCGAGGAGTTGATTTCCCCACTCAAATAGTTCGAGGATCCCGGAGAACTCGCTCGATCCCCTCTCACTGGGAGGGGACCCTCATTTAGGCCCTGGGCAGCAGGTGTCATTTAATTCTAACTCATGATAGCACATCCGGAGGGTGGAATTGGATCCCAAGCTTATAGTAGAGG from Candidatus Korarchaeum sp. includes:
- a CDS encoding glycosyltransferase, with product MFLQLSIALIGSYAIVNFIKSIIGFLRLPRPGGDVRASISYIIPARNEEGKIGKCISSLLPWLRDCDELIVVDDCSEDSTEAEALSKLDEKCKLIRLIEKPEGWSGKSWACYQGYLHSSGDIIAFLDADTVVMRDPKAAISLTERFDALSQVPRISCGSLACGAIEVALTSLVRLLFPYWKMSPGRAWLMGAFSIWRRESYESIGTHEAVRSSLVEDADLARLAVAKGLRISFFMGRVVESSWIRSWREGYETIKRIGSAAMPSKLISILIFLALSYTAVTIYASPLLAYLGLIRVELAIFYLVSVFSYASLSFIEVKFRPESMILSPIALSLIALSLLAASFGRKVSWKGRDYSTHLGE
- a CDS encoding 2-amino-3,7-dideoxy-D-threo-hept-6-ulosonate synthase; amino-acid sequence: MLGKEVRLSRIMRGDRILCIPMDHGVTDGPIKGLTDINWIVNEVAKGGATCVVLHKGMIKALRNAKIPFLMHMSASTSLGPEPNRKVRVASVVEAVRLGADGVSVHVNIGGERSEPEMLEKLGSVASEADEFGMPLLAMMYARGPNIKDKFDPKVISHVARVGAELGADIVKVPYTGDPESFKEVTRCVSVPVIIAGGPKMDSEREVLEMVEGAMRGGAAGVSIGRNVFQYERPASMVRAIASIIFDGLSAEEAMDVLEDSGDPERSR
- a CDS encoding type I 3-dehydroquinate dehydratase, translated to MYLKIVATLSDPDDLRENIERAFKMGADLVELRVDLIWEELPSADSLNSLIRGFNDRIIITYRSRAHGGEGDPQDAEWLRSVSKICGYVDVEYENSRIGIENAILSWHDPRGTPSYEELLSICEELLSLGNIAKVVTYARDEREAYRVLSLYKLGYRGRLVAFSMGERGSFSRRLSAALGSPLIYSYLGRAAAEGQISLDEAILLKELLS
- the uppS gene encoding di-trans,poly-cis-decaprenylcistransferase, with product MGLLNAIYRVARFLGMPFYLRYLESVVREGPIPKHVALILDGNRRFAIKRNLSWLEGYRIGANKTRELLEWLLDLGIEHVTLFAFSTENFRRPRDQVEAVFRAMEEKLLELKENISTLKERGVSFRIVGRKDMLPEGIRRMAEEIEASTSGSSKTLNLAVAYGGRAEIVDAVRKIARKVREGVLDPDEIDDDVIRMHLYAPDLPDPDLIIRTSGEERLSNFLLWQSAYSELYFCEVYLPELRKVDLLRAIRDYQRRKRRFGS
- a CDS encoding Lrp/AsnC family transcriptional regulator, with product MDEMDRKILSILVKNSRTPFTEIAEQLGVSEATVRKRVDKLVSSGVIKKFTIELGEDAMRAIVMIKVRPGYNIPKVAKEIASIEEVMRAYEVTGEYDIVAEVASPDTASLNRTIERIRSNEGVGGTLSMIVLAIW
- a CDS encoding dihydroorotate dehydrogenase, which gives rise to MSLETEVAGIKLRNPLILASGVLGMTPSLLKRVERAGAGAVTTKTILPRPSRGYENPVVVELPFGMLNAMGLPNPGIDEFEREFREARSYIEIPVIGSAGGNTPEDVAYVAGRLQDCGVDAVELNASCPHVRGHGIEIGSTPELMRELVSEVRRNVKIPIIVKLSPMVPDIVSLGRSAFESGADALNAINTIRAMYIDVEAMTPVLSNKFGGLSGPAIRPIAVRCVYELAGICDVIGTGGVETWRDAVEMMLAGARAVGIGTAIYRRGLGVFEEINRGLESYLMRKGLSLREIIGRARS